In Gossypium arboreum isolate Shixiya-1 chromosome 3, ASM2569848v2, whole genome shotgun sequence, the sequence GCCAGATCGCTAATGAGACCACAGGCTGAAACCATCTCAGATATTCCTGCTTGACTTGCAGCTAAGTTTAGTAAAACTGCAATAGATTTCTCTGTCCAGGCATTGTCTCCTGAGATCACAAGTGGCTGTAGGCCATTAACTATGCCAGCAGAAAGAAGGCTGGGGATATTAGAGTGCACAGTAGAGAGGTTATAAAGAGTGTGAAGGGCATCAAGCTTGCACTGTGGATCAGTTTCACTTCCAAGTAGCTGGACTAAAAATGGGACAGCCATACTTGAGCCTATGATAGACTTGGCTTGCTCAAGGCAAGAGAGATTAAGATATAGAGCAGTGGCTGATTCATGGGCATTGGAGTTTGAAACCATATCCTCTAACAATAAAATCACTCCAGCTGCTAGCATCAATTCCTTGTTCctgattttttttaagaaaaaaacaaaCCAAGAAAACTAAATAAGATTCAGCTCAACAGTTACTAATATAATGAGAATCAATCATCAAGATACAGCGTTAAAATGAAAAAAACAGAAATGTTTTTTCCCCTCCTATAAATTTGATAGTCCTTTCTCCAACAATGACCATTTGGTGTATCCATTTAATGAGTCAAAAGAGTAGCAGCAGCTATTTCTCACATATATCTATAACCGGATTTAACTAAGCAGATGCAAAAATTGACAAACAAACCTGTTATTGTTGACTGCAAGGTTAAAGAGAGCCATTGCCCCAATTTCCTGAGCCATAGCATTCCCTTCACGCACAGCTGAATCTAGAAATTGCAATAATCCTTCAACAAAGCCATTAGCCCCCATAAAAATCCTGGCCTCCTCATCGTCTTTCAGCAAAAGCCTGATTTGTTCCACAACTTTGCACCTTTTCCTCAAGTTCTCTTCTTCATTTAGAACAGATAGCAAATCCTGATATCTTTCTAGTACATTAAGCTCAGAAACCTCTTCCTGCACGCATGGATGCTCATTCTCAGCTTCTTTTCCTTCTATTTCTTCAATGGTACCACTCTCCTCCAGGGGACCGACCTTAACCCCTTTTAAGTTGCAAAAGCCAACACTATCCACTGATCTTGTATTTGCAGTCTCTGACTCCGACAATGCCAGTCTCCAATAGTTAAGATCAAGAGACTCTGGGGGGCCATCAGGATTAGGAACTCCATTTTGTTCACACCAACTAGCAATGAGACCCTTAACACAATAATTGGGAGTTAAAGAGAGATGTGGAAGCCTCTGTTGAGTCTTCGGGCAGGTGTCATGCCCATCACCAAGCCATTTCTCAATACAGATCCTTTCATATGTCTGTCCAGAGGCAATTATGACTGGATCATACATAAGCTGCAAAGATATTGGACATCGTAATTCTTCAGGTGGTATGGGTATCTGCCCAGATCTCCTAATATTTGGCTTGAAATTGAACGAGCTAAGCTTCGATAGCTGCCGCTCAAATGCCTGGCCATTACCACCACCCCCTCCATCCTCGAGAGAACCTAGAACAGTGGGGGAACAAGGTGTTGAACCCTGTGAATCATTATCATCTGAAACCTCACTCCGAAACAACTTGGAGTATTTTCTCATGAGGTGCAAAAGATAAGCCACAATAGATTCCTTCCTCTTATCTTCCTCTGCACGAGCTCTCTCTATCAGCTTCTTAAGAGCCCTTCTTTCAGTTAGGGCTGCTCTAGAAGAAGTTATACCAAGTCTAGTTGCAGCCTGGTGAAAAGACTCTAGCTCATTATTGTCATTACAGTCATCAAATTTTCTCCCGTGCTGGAGTAATGTGATCATTTCGTCACCAACTTGCTTCTCTAACAGATCGAGAGAGAAAACAGTCCCCTCAAGTTCACTTACAATCTCCAAAATCTGAAGGAAATAATTCGGAATACTATGAGCATACAAAGAAAAGCAACAGTGGAAGGATCATATTGGAGGGATATGACACTGCATATTTCCTAAACAGTTTTAAAGTCTTCTTGATTTAAACCTCAAGCGTCAGGACTTATAGAGATGCACTGAAATAATGTGGATAAAACACCAGCAGCACAATGACATGAGAAACTGCTTGCAAATATAGACCCATACGCCcaaaaattaatttatcttttCAACCTCAAACTATGAAAGGGGAAATTATTACCTGACATCCAATGGACTGTGGAACTATATCTTCTACACGCCTAAGACTATCAATAAGAGCACATTTTGCCTTCTCAAATTTTAAAAGAACAGAATCTCCAGTAATAGCCTACATGAGATGAATACCACCATGATTAAACATTCActaagagagagaaaaaaaaaggttgaaagcAACCGAAACAATGAAAATCATTTAGTGAATGTATCAATTAAAAGAACAAGTCTAAGCATAGACATgaatacatataaaattatatatgcgTATATCCTACGTCTGTGTTTGCATGAATGAAATTCTTACCAAGTAAAGTTTACTACATGTTGAACAATGTTGAAGGACATTCTTTGCCTTCTCTAGTGCTATATGCAATGAACATAAGGCCTGAATGCCAGATTTGCTCCTAGGCCGTGCCGCTTCCAAGGAAGGGAATATGGATAAGACTTTGCAATAAATTGCAGATAGTATCTTGCACATTTCGCCATGTAACTACATAAGGAAAAAATCAAAAAGTAAGAAAACTATTAATATTAAGCAATTTTCATCTCTTTGTCCTAAAAACAcgcacacacacaaaaaaaaacaaaacaagatTCAAGTATAAGAACTAGCTGGAAAACAAAAGGTCTTCGATTTTAAGTAAAACAGTTGAAACATTATAAACTTAAGAGATGATTGctgccaaataataataataataactagcAGGCATATCCCCATTATAGTGAAATTAATTAGAATTAAGAAATTGAACAGCAAGTGTAGAAAATATTAGTTccaatacttcaaatttaacataTCCAAATGCTATCAAATTCATACCTTGGCATCACTGGCCACAAATAGGTTCTCTTCAACCTCAGAAATATCCATAATCTTGCATTCAATGCAAGAAACCACTAAAATGCAAATCTATATCAACTGCAATCCAATAGGAAAAAATAGAACAGAGTCAGATAGGATAAACTAACACCAAATAATAGTTCAAAAACAACAGAAGAAAAGTTCAAATTAAATAGACAACTCCAAAGTTTTATTCCCTTTACGATTGACACAAAACTTCGAGAACAACC encodes:
- the LOC108476404 gene encoding U-box domain-containing protein 6-like isoform X1; the protein is MDISEVEENLFVASDAKLHGEMCKILSAIYCKVLSIFPSLEAARPRSKSGIQALCSLHIALEKAKNVLQHCSTCSKLYLAITGDSVLLKFEKAKCALIDSLRRVEDIVPQSIGCQILEIVSELEGTVFSLDLLEKQVGDEMITLLQHGRKFDDCNDNNELESFHQAATRLGITSSRAALTERRALKKLIERARAEEDKRKESIVAYLLHLMRKYSKLFRSEVSDDNDSQGSTPCSPTVLGSLEDGGGGGNGQAFERQLSKLSSFNFKPNIRRSGQIPIPPEELRCPISLQLMYDPVIIASGQTYERICIEKWLGDGHDTCPKTQQRLPHLSLTPNYCVKGLIASWCEQNGVPNPDGPPESLDLNYWRLALSESETANTRSVDSVGFCNLKGVKVGPLEESGTIEEIEGKEAENEHPCVQEEVSELNVLERYQDLLSVLNEEENLRKRCKVVEQIRLLLKDDEEARIFMGANGFVEGLLQFLDSAVREGNAMAQEIGAMALFNLAVNNNRNKELMLAAGVILLLEDMVSNSNAHESATALYLNLSCLEQAKSIIGSSMAVPFLVQLLGSETDPQCKLDALHTLYNLSTVHSNIPSLLSAGIVNGLQPLVISGDNAWTEKSIAVLLNLAASQAGISEMVSACGLISDLASVLDTGELIEQEQAVSCLLLLCNGSEECCQMVLQEGVIPALVSISVNGTTRGREKSQKLLMLFREQRQRDHPPADANLSIETIQDPMPAATTAQESNPPCKSVSRKKMGRALSFLWKSKSYSVYQC
- the LOC108476404 gene encoding U-box domain-containing protein 6-like isoform X2 — translated: MDISEVEENLFVASDAKLHGEMCKILSAIYCKVLSIFPSLEAARPRSKSGIQALCSLHIALEKAKNVLQHCSTCSKLYLILEIVSELEGTVFSLDLLEKQVGDEMITLLQHGRKFDDCNDNNELESFHQAATRLGITSSRAALTERRALKKLIERARAEEDKRKESIVAYLLHLMRKYSKLFRSEVSDDNDSQGSTPCSPTVLGSLEDGGGGGNGQAFERQLSKLSSFNFKPNIRRSGQIPIPPEELRCPISLQLMYDPVIIASGQTYERICIEKWLGDGHDTCPKTQQRLPHLSLTPNYCVKGLIASWCEQNGVPNPDGPPESLDLNYWRLALSESETANTRSVDSVGFCNLKGVKVGPLEESGTIEEIEGKEAENEHPCVQEEVSELNVLERYQDLLSVLNEEENLRKRCKVVEQIRLLLKDDEEARIFMGANGFVEGLLQFLDSAVREGNAMAQEIGAMALFNLAVNNNRNKELMLAAGVILLLEDMVSNSNAHESATALYLNLSCLEQAKSIIGSSMAVPFLVQLLGSETDPQCKLDALHTLYNLSTVHSNIPSLLSAGIVNGLQPLVISGDNAWTEKSIAVLLNLAASQAGISEMVSACGLISDLASVLDTGELIEQEQAVSCLLLLCNGSEECCQMVLQEGVIPALVSISVNGTTRGREKSQKLLMLFREQRQRDHPPADANLSIETIQDPMPAATTAQESNPPCKSVSRKKMGRALSFLWKSKSYSVYQC